The following proteins are encoded in a genomic region of Notolabrus celidotus isolate fNotCel1 chromosome 19, fNotCel1.pri, whole genome shotgun sequence:
- the cdk5rap2 gene encoding CDK5 regulatory subunit-associated protein 2 isoform X5 — translation MDSVVGDDLTLPVDINGSCRLPDSMNAGDFSTDSMTAPSFPEKMSPIKALTMKDYENQITALKKENFNLKLRIYFMEERMQQKCDDSTEDIFKTNIELKVELESMKRELAEKQELLVSASKALESLAGRESGEPQRVREQAQRDIDALRDAFSKRIADLEESLQTAEEEVEKMATIAEQEKLKSLNMERQIQALGPPCTFPPVPSPVQDLQQALQEKDRIIEQLTITVQNQEAVMQQRKGADQETDAPSAERLQQLSDLVTKKDQELEALRNKLQEEKDRTTPDHQKQSDFGRLESCNSLLTEEIIQAKGTIENLSRTLDETQTQNKSLLRKLEDKENELNTENKNTLKRDKTIQGLTQVLREKEKEIAELCHDIEDRDDALAKARETAHKAQLQKYQGAEEHQNLLMERQTELAQLQGEHHSKVLETQKLQRGLDRKDQELADLQQAKEQLEVELEDMQQQKKKGDKALNDLNNQLKKLSGEIGERESALEQQYQDLLDQTKRKLQSHESTIQRLTTTLADKEQQLQEYINMVRDMEQSKSTEGKDSVLSKLRQRLREKEKALEQALDEKFAAVEEKDNEIHQLQLSLRERERDLDRLNNLLSHNEETINSFDCLIKEKDVELQHLANTLKNLQRSKQEAEDNLNRSLREKDSIISQLQLSLEGKTKDMEDMANSMLSQSQTHAHDLAEQMGQRLKVTEAMLAEAQKARERLIADNESAVEGLLATISSKDKLLKESAEHYNRMLSERTQEIQELRKQLSDCQQQLAAAERQSTTTAQEGHLETAELRALLTDKDSLINKLLQRGQERDQYLAETRQKEDHVLELRQTIQIMQEKLDERDELDRRNSEDNTENIPLPKKTIVVLKKELAQKTEALNKALKRENELKISLAELQSLLSEREGRNEGQAANIESLTATLKTKDEIINVLHQRLGQRGDSRADHTQDQVISSGMERSLPGLPQRERTMIGGDSQQEAFPNLIALQQEHNALNKALRAEQQLYSSLVRTVKEQDSAQRLHALQLELTAVQLLRQQLEDSIKSNEELRDDLEREIHRAKVREGLDLSDPKELESVRHQLEDAQRWNASLQARLGAIQNRGGGVGGANDGGETLSFIGDQTSYLSICMGEGQDDSLSQLSAQELRQKVLELQDGISTLQTLNTELQNRLSPSEKSDYNKEVKDVASSSPSKQLEKTQETRPVTRRTKTHQCGQDKESQTDIRLGQMVSGRLLDDTSMINQSREHTQSGKHTLHTVDSESRERTTDIMALTSLLADTGVTSVSHLREELLRLRAEIVELRGLLKEQKSTESKERASTDASGNSSDGQAELRKSMETLQAETEARSKLMSQPTEERERNSYNMPDGESPVSSSEGAQSPQTKGQTHNRSGKMHVTKHGAGVKSRLPVPVKLRVEGSSSRQSVHSDHLRTDALQHLHEDDVHGSEQHLHTDSDSSLRGYTCGSSQVETDNVSEAETTRDHTPANSALLTQLELLHQECQEKEALIHKLSEQLAEWEELDARLQEKDSLNRQYVEALQAAESTIAYLTACSLDSQGGFGTHAAGLCAGSGSGGSDAALHSKCMDLQTALELKEELNSKLIDLLSMAEKAISQSKSHDPENTDLCSQIETALQQAKSSSRRQSLRGVSGSTDDSMQELQRHVDCLQEALLEQNRRNAELQEKLRAADAAATNSYNSSSVEDQSSESKKDKGSKRSSDDVSLNQEMTKVLRNCLSAAESTIASLAANCRSTSSFASGRSSQSSSELQIHLEKLQKALEERKQLEEPTQLTYKPISNLPASSSGTKGEHHQDLHNNICLLLKVLGDQHQRISELQASLQEERGRKEDSKVQAVQGMLQDVKGLPPNVQLQLETLHKALREKKKACRSLEEKLASALSHTPSPDTTRRALEQDDKGVQVDFQDLGYETSGKSENDREESSSTDLEVGVKPSCSASSLPSLLKHEQANYSSTDNLDSTSSTPYPSSPAFSSAKVSLKGLQVYDEYGVSEDPHQLQGQVKELKVQLETQTKLILQMQSLLRRNSLCSDQVANTPDQVTLRDQEGTHRDNHGQDRGYRSGQPGEKKEGENQALKDKTSHLNVEVEGEKMQSRRLSDQLQQTRSRSTSPARLDSLVQSQARELSQLRQQIKESRRLGSMQRRQLEELNKAFRELLQTNKVDYYMGEVVKEQLDKSLGILDRLEGRLDKGDSHLDNEDVAALELSRRLAKELQEKNRVIQSLQSQLRGQSPSSHHSSHSDLYSDRNSSSSCYSSPTTQGGSRTHSLGQRPLADWTGSTVRPVGGAQEEGGVSEAGRLQGLHREKGRLQEQLRDSEELNATLRSELDLHRSIMAQTSFHHQEQDHKQDQDRAGPLVDSPKQDGDVGSQKKSADDSRTMNSDLLAEHLQEIRALRLRLEESIRTNDLLREQLEKRLAEVEKDPAATNIFIQGNEEQGQLANEMRYLWGQNQALKEQLSMGSRDKQKENEKLRESLARRTAKLEQSRKECDILRQENSRLQERLELNNQENAALQDSLHYSKEELHRLQIEVKLQRQQLSDSQHLLQSLRVELQVYEKIKTDARKQNESSEAAQDPMSVPPSSGPLDLSELLQEIRHLRLQLERSIQTNTALRQRLEEQLLRGPNRSETININYLLSSPEEGGRSPGREGCDPHSLQGHTEHTGVLHGERLRAHSDGGSLSSSSSESVSGAPSRLVPGHRMWANRTGRHVLGLIEDYNALRKQISEGRKLSRNMEAQLQECLHAVRQQGSDNKVMEQQHLKSLCGSVNTMQQVLDEAGRLLKLVWRVSLPASPAAGDGSNNQQDELLKNEIARLKSRLSQQERMLSGAVKRLRSTNQLKEGMERVIIDQLYVTHGVLKKARGNLEEVPVSGL, via the exons aaGCAGAGTGACTTTGGCAGACTTGAGTCCTGCAATTCGCTCCTGACTGAAGAGATCATTCAAGCAAAAGGCACCATTGAGAACCTCAGCAGAACACTGGATGAAACCCAGACTCAAAACAAG AGCTTGTTAAGAAAGTTGGAGGACAAGGAGAACGAACTCAACactgagaataaaaacactctgaAGCGAGACAAAACCATCCAGGGGCTTACTCAGGTGCTCcgagaaaaggagaaagag ATTGCAGAGCTGTGTCATGACATCGAGGACAGGGATGATGCTTTGGCCAAGGCAAGAGAGACAGCACATAAAGCCCAGCTACAGAAATACCAG GGAGCAGAAGAACACCAGAATCTTTTAATGGAAAGGCAAACAGAGCTGGCTCAACTCCAGGGAGAACATCACTCCAAGGTGCTTGAAACTCAGAAACTGCAGCGTGGACTGGACAGGAAGGATCAAGAGCTGGCTGACTTGCAGCAGGCAAAAGAGCAGCTGGAGGTGGAGCTTGAGGACATgcaacagcagaagaagaagggagacaAGGCCCTGAAT GATCTGAATAATCAGCTCAAAAAACTGAGCGGTGAgattggagagagggagagtgctCTGGAGCAGCAGTACCaggacctgctggatcagaccAAAAGAAAACTGCAGTCCCACGAGTCCACAATCCAGCGGCTCACAACCACTCTGGCTGATAAAGAGCAGCAGCTACAG GAGTACATCAACATGGTGAGAGATATGGAGCAAAGCAAAAGCACAGAAGGGAAGGATAGTGTGCTGTCCAAGCTGCGGCAAaggctgagagagaaagagaaagctcTGGAG CAAGCGCTGGATGAGAAGTTTGCTGCCGTTGAGGAGAAAGATAATGAGATACACCAGCTGCAGCTGTCTCtgagggagagggaaagagacCTGGATAGGCTCAATAACTTGCTCTCTCACAACGAGGAAACCATCAAT aGTTTTGACTGTCTGATCAAGGAGAAAGACGTAGAGCTGCAGCATCTTGCAAACACCCTGAAGAACCTGCAGAGATCCAAGCAAGAAGCAGAAGACAACCTGAACAGATCGCTGAGGGAGAAGGACTCCATCATCAGCcagctccagctctctctgGAGGGCAAGACAAAAGATATGGAG gatatgGCTAACTCCATGCTAAGCCAGTCGCAGACTCATGCACATGACCTCGCCGAACAGATGGGCCAGAGGTTAAAGGTTACAGAGGCGATGCTGGCTGAGGCTCAGAAGGCCAGAGAGAGGCTGATAGCTGACAATGAGAGTGCTGTGGAGGGGCTGTTAGCTACAatcagcagcaaggacaaactcctAAAG GAGTCTGCAGAGCACTACAACCGCATGCTGTCTGAGCGTACACAAGAGATCCAGGAGCTGAGGAAGCAGCTGTCTGACTGTCAGCAGCAGCTCGCCGCTGCTGAGAGGCAGAGCACCACAACAGCCCAGGAGGGACATTTAGagactgcagagctcagagcaCTGCTCACTGACAAAGACAGCCTCATCAAT AAGCTGCTGCAGCGTGGTCAGGAGAGGGATCAGTATCTGGCAGAGACGAGGCAGAAGGAGGATCACGTGTTGGAGCTTAGACAGACGATTCAGATCATGCAGGAGAAGTTGGACGAGAGGGATG AGCTCGACAGGAGGAACAGCGAGGATAATACAGAGAATATTCCTCTTCCCAAGAAGACAATTGTTGTCCTGAAGAAGGAGCTGGCTCAGAAAACTGAGGCTCTGAACAAAGCACTGAAGAGGGAGAATGAGCTGAAG ATTTCTTTGGCTGAGCTGCAGTCACTGCTGTCAGAGCGAGAGGGCCGCAATGAGGGTCAGGCTGCTAATATTGAATCCCTGACTGCCACTCTGAAGACCAAGGATGAGATCATCAAT GTTCTCCACCAGCGGCTCGGTCAGAGAGGGGACAGTCGGGCGGATCATACTCAGGATCAGGTCATCAGTTCTGGCATGGAGAGATCACTCCCAGGActccctcagagagagagaaccatGATCGGTGGAGACAGCCAGCAAGAA GCTTTTCCCAACCTGATAGCACTGCAACAGGAACATAACGCTCTGAACAAAGCCCTGAGAGCCGAACAGCAGCTCTACTCCAGCCTGGTCAGGACTGTGAAGGAGCAGGACAG TGCTCAGCGTCTCCATGCTCTGCAGCTGGAGCTGACCGCTGTGCAGCTCCTCAGGCAGCAGCTTGAGGACAGCATCAAAAGTAACGAGGAGCTGAGGGACGActtggagagagagatacacaGAGCCAAAGTCAGAGAAG GTCTGGACCTGAGTGATCCTAAAGAACTGGAGAGTGTGAGACACCAGCTGGAAGATGCACAGCGCTGGAATGCCTCCCTGCAGGCTCGCTTAGGAGCCATACAGAACCGAGGAGGAGGCGTTGGTGGGGCCAATGATGGCG GTGAGACTTTGAGTTTCATTGGAGATCAGACTTCCTACTTGAGCATCTGCATGGGTGAGGGGCAGGATGACAGCTTGTCTCAACTCTCTGCGCAGGAGCTCAGGCAGAAG GTGCTGGAGCTGCAGGACGGCATCAGCACACTGCAGACGTTGAACACCGAGCTGCAAAACCGATTATCACCATCAGAGAAGTCGGACTACAACAAAGAAGTCAAAGACGTGGCCAGCAGTAGCCCCTCCAAACAG CTCGAGAAGACGCAGGAGACGCGGCCTGTGACTCGCAGGACGAAGACTCATCAGTGTGGTCAAGACAAAGAGAGTCAGACGGACATCAGGCTAGGACAG ATGGTGTCTGGAAGGCTGTTGGATGATACGAGTATGATAAACCAGAGTAGAGAGCACACTCAGTCTGGCAAACACACCTTGCACACTGTAGACTCAGAGTCCAGAGAGAGGACCACAGACATAATGGCACTTACATCTCTGCTGGCTGATACCGGGGTCACATCTGTCTCACACCTTAG agaggagctgctcaGACTCCGGGCAGAAATCGTGGAGCTGCGGGGTCTCCTGAAAGAGCAGAAATCTACCGAGAGTAAAGAGAGAGCCAGCACCGACGCCTCAGGGAACAGCAGCGACGGACAAGCGGAGTTACGAAAGAGCATGGAAACTCTTCAAGCTGAGACAGAGGCTCGCTCGAAGCTCATGTCTCAgccaacagaggagagagagagaaactcttATAACATGCCAGATGGGGAGAGCCCTGTCAGCTCCTCAGAGGGGGCGCAGAGTCCACAAACTAAAGGccaaacacacaacaggagTGGGAAGATGCATGTTACAAAACATGGG GCTGGAGTGAAATCTCGTCTCCCAGTCCCTGTGAAGCTCAGAGTGGaggggagcagcagcagacagtctGTACACTCTGACCATCTGAGAACTGATGCACTTCAACACCTTCATGAGGATGATGTACATGGCTCTGAGCAACATCTGCACACAGACTCTGACTCTTCGTTACGGGGGTACACGTGTGGCAGCAGCCAGGTGGAGACGGACAACGTCTCTGAAGCAGAAACAACAAGGGACCACACCCCAGCCAACTCTGCCCTTCTCACTCAGCTGGAGCTGCTCCACCAGGAGTGCCAGGAGAAGGAGGCTCTGATCCACAAGCTCAGCGAGCAGCTCGCAGAGTGGGAGGAGCTCGACGCTCGGCTCCAGGAAAAGGACTCACTCAATCGGCAGTACGTGGAGGCCTTACAGGCTGCAGAATCCACCATCGCATACCTGACTGCCTGCAGTCTGGACAGCCAGGGAGGGTTTGGGACGCATGCTGCTGGTTTGTGTGCAGGTTCTGGCTCTGGGGGCTCAGATGCAGCCCTTCACAGCAAGTGCATGGACCTGCAAACTGCACTAGAGCTGAAGGAGGAGCTAAACAGCAAGCTCATAGATCTTCTGAGTATGGCAGAGAAAGCCATCAGCCAAAGTAAGAGCCATGATCcagaaaacactgatttatGTTCACAGATAGAGACGGCCTTGCAGCAGGCGAAGAGTTCTTCAAGAAGACAGAGCCTTAGAGGTGTCTCTGGAAGCACAGATGACTCCATGCAGGAGCTGCAGCGACACGTGGACTGTTTGCAGGAGGCACTATTGGAGCAGAACAGACGTAATGCAGAGCTGCAAGAAAAACTGAGAGCTGCAGATGCTGCGGctacaaacagctacaacagcaGCAGCGTGGAAGACCAGAGTTCAGAATCCAAAAAGGACAAAGGGTCAAAGAGAAGTTCTGATGATGTCAGCTTAAATCAGGAGATGACTAAAGTTCTTAGAAACTGCCTGAGTGCTGCGGAGTCTACGATTGCCTCTCTGGCAGCAAACTGTAGAAGTACTAGCTCCTTTGCTTCAGGTAGATCCTCACAGTCCAGCTCTGAGCTGCAGATTCATCTGGAGAAACTTCAAAAAGCTttggaggagaggaagcaaCTGGAAGAACCTACCCAGCTAACCTATAAACCCATCAGCAATCTGCCGGCTTCTTCATCTGGAACCAAGGGAGAGCATCACCAAGATCTCCACAACAACATCTGCCTCCTCCTCAAGGTCCTCGGTGATCAGCACCAGAGAATATCTGAGCTCCAGGCCTCTCTGCAAGAAGAGAGGGGCCGTAAAGAGGATAGCAAGGTCCAAGCGGTCCAAGGGATGTTGCAGGATGTCAAGGGATTACCACCAAATGTTCAGCTCCAGCTGGAGACTCTCCACAAGGCgctgagggagaagaagaaggcgTGTAGAAGCCTGGAGGAGAAGCTGGCCTctgctctttcacacacaccctcccctGACACGACACGGAGAG CTCTGGAGCAGGATGACAAAGGCGTGCAGGTGGATTTTCAGGACCTGGGTTACGAAACCAGTGGCAAGAGTGAGAACGATAGGGAAGAGAGCAGTAGCACAG ATCTAGAGGTTGGTGTGAAGCCCAGCTGCAGTGCCTCTAGCCTGCCCTCTCTGCTGAAACACGAACAGGCCAACTACTCCTCAACAGACAACCTGGACTCCACCTCCAGCACCCCGTACCCGAGCTCCCCAGCTTTCAGCTCAGCCAAG gtcAGTCTGAAAGGCCTGCAGGTCTATGACGAGTATGGCGTGTCTGAGGACCCTCACCAGCTACAGGGACAAGTCAAAGAGCTCAAGGTCCAGCTGGAAACCCAGACCAAACTCATCCTGCAAATGCAAAGTCTTCTCCGTAGGAACTCTCTTTGCAGTGACCAAGTTGCCAACACTCCAGATCAAGTAACTCTCAGGGATCAAGAGGGAACGCATAGAGACAACCATGGCCAGGATAGAGGCTACAGAAGTGGGCAGCCTGGGGAGAAAAAGGAGGGGGAGAACCAGGCGTTGAAGGATAAAACCAGCCATCTGAATGTGGAAGTGGAAGGAGAGAAGATGCAGAGCAGAAGATTGAgtgatcagctgcagcagacacGCAGCCGCTCTACATCTCCTGCTAG ACTGGACTCCCTGGTGCAGTCACAGGCCAGGGAGCTGTCACAACTGAGGCAGCAGATTAAAGAGAGCCGCAGGCTGGGATCCATGCAGCGCCGgcagctggaggagctgaacAAGGCCTTCAGGGAGCTGCTGCAGACAAACAAAGTGGACTACTACATGGGCGAGGTGGTGAAAGAGCAACTGGACAAGAGCCTGGGCATCCTGGACAGGCTGGAGGGACGACTGGACAAAG GAGACTCTCATCTGGATAACGAGGACGTAGCGGCTCTGGAGCTGTCACGCAG GCTGGCTAAAGAGCTGCAGGAAAAGAACCGTGTGATCCAGAGCCTGCAGAGCCAGTTAAGAGGCCAAAGTCCCAGCAGCCACCACAGCTCACACTCGGATCTGTACTCAGACAgaaactcctcctcttcctgctacAGCAGCCCGACCACACAGGGCGGCAGTCGAACCCACA GTTTAGGTCAGAGACCCCTCGCCGATTGGACAGGATCAACCGTCCGTCCTGTGGGAGGAGCTCAGGAGGAAGGAGGCGTGTCTGAAGCCGGCAGACTGCAGGGCCTCCACAGGGAGAAAGGCAGGCTACAGGAGCAGCTGAGGGACAGCGAGGAGCTCAACGCCACCCTGCGCAGTGAACTGGACCTGCACCGCTCCATCATGGCCCAGACCAGCTTCCACCATCAGGAGCAGGATCACAAACAAGACCAGGACAGAGCAGGGCCTCTGGTGGACTCACCCAAACAGGATGGAGATGTCGGCTCGCAGAAGAAGTCTGCAGATGATTCTCGCACGATGAATTCAG ATTTGCTTGCAGAACATCTGCAGGAGATCAGAGCTTTGCGGCTGCGCCTGGAGGAGAGCATCCGCACCAACGACCTTCTCAGAGAGCAGCTGGAGAAGAGACTGGCCGAGGTGGAGAAAGACCCAG CGGCCACCAACATCTTCATCCAAGGCAACGAGGAGCAGGGTCAGCTAGCCAATGAGATGCGATACCTCTGGGGACAAAACCAAGCCCTGAAGGAGCAGCTCAGCATGGGCTCCAGAG acaaacaaaaagagaacgAGAAGCTGCGCGAGTCTCTGGCCCGACGCACGGCCAAACTGGAGCAGAGCAGGAAGGAGTGCGACATTCTGAGGCAGGAAAACAGCCGCCTGCAGGAGAGGCTGGAGCTCAACAACCAGGAGAACGCCGCGCTGCAGGATTCACTGCACTACAGCAAGGAAGAGCTGCACAG GTTACAGATTGAGGTGAAGCTCCAGAGGCAGCAGCTGTCTGACTCCCAGCATCTCCTGCAGTCTCTGCGTGTGGAGCTGCAAGTCTACGAGAAGATCAAGACGGACGCTCGGAAACAGAACG AATCCAGTGAGGCCGCCCAAGATCCCATGTCCGTCCCTCCGTCCTCTGGCCCCCTGGACCTGAgcgagctgctgcaggagatcCGACACCTGAGGCTGCAGCTGGAGAGGAGCATCCAGACCAACACGGCTCTGAGGCAAAGACTAGAGGAACAGCTGCTCCGAGGACCCAACCGCTCTGAGACCATCAACATCAACTACCTGCTGTCCTcaccag aagaaggaggaagatcACCTGGAAGGGAAGGCTGTGATCCTCACTCACTTCAGGGTCATACTGAACACACAGGTGTCCTCCATG GTGAGAGACTCCGGGCTCATTCAGACGGTGGCTCactcagcagcagctccagcgaAAGTGTCTCCGGCGCTCCTTCCCGCCTCGTGCCGGGTCACCGCATGTGGGCCAACCGCACCGGCCGCCACGTCCTGGGTCTGATCGAGGACTACAACGCTCTCCGTAAGCAGATCTCGGAGGGACGGAAGCTGTCGCGCAACATGGAAGCACAGCTGCAGGAGTGTCTGCACGCCGTCAGACAGCAGGGCTCTGACAACAAG GTGATGGAGCAGCAGCATCTGAAGAGTTTGTGTGGCAGTGTGAACACCATGCAGCAGGTGTTAGACGAGGCCGGTCGGCTGCTCAAACTGGTGTGGAGAGTCTCTCTGCCGGCCAGCCCCGCAGCCGGAGACGGAAGCAACAACCAGCAG GATGAGCTGCTGAAAAACGAGATAGCCAGACTGAAGAGCAGACTGTCACAGCAAGAGAGGATGCTGAGCGGAGCCGTGAAGCGCCTGCGATCAACCAACCAGCTCAAAGAGGGAATGGAGCGAGTCATCATCGACCAGC TATATGTGACCCACGGGGTGTTGAAGAAAGCCCGGGGTAATCTAGAG gaGGTTCCAGTCAGTGGCCTGTAG